The following coding sequences are from one Desulfosporosinus orientis DSM 765 window:
- a CDS encoding YtrH family sporulation protein: MVMILYVLFSSMINHFLISFGVVVGASIFGGIGAVLTNDPPLKAMLDIASSIKIWAIAVALDGTFSSFAAIEKGLFEGEVKSIVKQAIYVLTALLGANTGYSVIKLIQRCTE, from the coding sequence ATGGTGATGATATTGTATGTTCTATTTAGCAGTATGATAAACCATTTTTTAATCTCTTTCGGTGTTGTTGTTGGTGCGAGCATCTTTGGTGGGATTGGAGCTGTGCTAACGAATGATCCACCCTTGAAAGCAATGCTTGATATCGCCAGTTCTATAAAGATTTGGGCGATAGCGGTAGCCTTAGACGGAACGTTTTCATCCTTTGCTGCCATCGAGAAAGGCTTATTTGAAGGTGAGGTTAAATCTATTGTAAAGCAAGCGATTTATGTTCTTACGGCTTTGTTGGGAGCAAATACAGGTTATAGTGTTATTAAGCTAATCCAAAGGTGCACCGAATGA
- a CDS encoding prolyl-tRNA synthetase associated domain-containing protein yields MQGIKINRTLYTSKPSEANRTKKEMETYDLLEKLGIHYFRIDHEETPSIEVCNEVEKLLDIEICKNLFLCNSPKTSFYLLMMPGRKKFRTKDLSRQINSSRLSFAEAEDMEKYLNIIPGSVSVLGLMNDVNRCVKLLMDKEVLKAEFIGCHPCVNTSSLKIKTSDLLTKFLPYTGHELTIVEL; encoded by the coding sequence ATGCAAGGCATAAAAATAAACCGTACTCTATATACATCAAAGCCCAGCGAGGCAAATCGTACTAAGAAAGAAATGGAGACTTATGATCTCCTGGAGAAACTGGGGATTCACTATTTTAGGATAGATCATGAAGAAACGCCGTCTATAGAAGTTTGTAACGAAGTTGAAAAACTTTTAGACATCGAGATTTGCAAAAACCTTTTCCTATGCAATTCTCCCAAAACCAGCTTTTATCTCCTGATGATGCCAGGCCGAAAAAAGTTCAGAACCAAGGATTTATCCCGACAAATTAATTCATCCCGATTATCCTTTGCCGAGGCTGAAGATATGGAGAAGTATTTGAACATCATTCCCGGGTCAGTTAGTGTTTTGGGTCTGATGAATGATGTAAACCGATGTGTCAAACTGTTGATGGATAAGGAAGTTTTGAAAGCTGAATTCATCGGCTGCCATCCTTGTGTTAACACTTCTAGTTTAAAGATCAAGACATCAGACCTTTTGACGAAGTTTTTGCCCTATACCGGACATGAACTTACAATTGTGGAATTATGA
- a CDS encoding nitroreductase family protein produces the protein MELLEAMKARRSIRKFKPEPIPESHITQLIESARLAPSGSNLQPTRFVVIKSENARTQLSEATPLPFVSQAPVILACCVDTESLSGLGNRTRELMEAGAFKDTPLETIDTESYVKRSPMDKATAEAYLRLNAAIAIDHITLRAVDLGLGTCWVMMFDQEKVKQILGLGENYNVVALLPLGYPDQSPNPRPRIDINQILLKEV, from the coding sequence ATGGAATTATTAGAAGCAATGAAAGCTCGGCGGAGCATCCGAAAATTCAAACCAGAACCTATCCCAGAATCACACATTACCCAACTTATAGAATCTGCCAGGCTCGCTCCATCCGGCAGCAATCTACAGCCTACTCGTTTCGTCGTGATTAAAAGTGAAAACGCCCGCACCCAATTGAGCGAAGCTACTCCTTTACCCTTTGTCAGCCAAGCACCCGTCATTCTCGCCTGCTGTGTGGACACAGAGTCTCTTAGTGGTCTGGGAAATCGTACGCGGGAACTTATGGAGGCCGGAGCCTTCAAAGACACTCCTCTGGAAACTATAGATACAGAAAGCTATGTCAAACGCAGTCCCATGGACAAAGCCACTGCCGAAGCCTACTTACGTTTAAATGCTGCTATTGCCATCGATCATATTACCTTGCGCGCAGTGGATTTAGGCCTTGGCACATGCTGGGTTATGATGTTTGATCAAGAGAAAGTAAAACAAATTTTAGGGTTAGGCGAGAACTATAATGTCGTAGCCTTACTGCCTCTTGGCTATCCTGACCAAAGCCCAAATCCCCGGCCGCGCATCGATATAAATCAAATCCTGCTTAAAGAGGTTTGA
- a CDS encoding DUF3786 domain-containing protein, with translation METNYRIAYDKYWQDIKKMVPEDIAAHLDVTYLKDTRQFIVTFFDKEYFVDYDTERIYGKVDGRVPDINAAIIILNYLAYAKPPREGDNKWVSLKELPNGGMLFYPAFHKDSILGLVKAFGHQSEKLLECSAPLGGVSVEFGDASAVFKAFPEIPLCVIVWEGDEEVPANATILFQTSIEYRLHIESSIGLGTYLASQLRRRAKLS, from the coding sequence ATGGAAACAAATTACCGAATTGCCTATGATAAATACTGGCAGGATATTAAAAAGATGGTGCCGGAAGATATCGCAGCGCACCTTGACGTAACCTACTTAAAGGATACCCGACAATTTATAGTGACGTTTTTTGACAAAGAGTATTTTGTTGATTACGATACGGAAAGAATCTATGGAAAAGTAGATGGGCGTGTTCCAGACATTAACGCAGCAATTATTATACTTAATTACCTTGCTTATGCTAAACCTCCTCGGGAAGGTGATAATAAGTGGGTTAGTCTGAAAGAATTGCCCAACGGCGGAATGCTCTTTTATCCTGCCTTTCATAAAGATTCCATCTTAGGTCTTGTTAAAGCTTTTGGGCATCAGTCTGAAAAATTATTAGAGTGTTCAGCTCCTTTAGGGGGAGTTTCTGTGGAGTTTGGAGATGCGTCGGCTGTGTTTAAAGCCTTTCCCGAAATTCCTTTGTGTGTGATTGTTTGGGAAGGGGATGAAGAAGTCCCTGCCAACGCCACGATTTTATTCCAAACCTCCATAGAATACCGGCTGCATATTGAAAGTTCTATTGGCCTTGGCACGTATCTGGCAAGTCAGTTAAGGCGGAGGGCAAAATTATCGTAG
- a CDS encoding response regulator transcription factor, with product MNILVCDDDKEICDAIKIYLENEGYKILKAFNGAEALEVIDEHEIHLVIMDIMMPQMDGLRATMKIREDNNIPVIMLSAKTEDTDKILGLNMGADDYITKPFNPLELIARVKSQLRRYTTLGSLDTKSNVYKTGGLVIDDELKTITVDGDEVKLTPVQYKILRLLTANAGRVFSIDEIYEKVWKETAFCPENTVAVHIRKIREKIEINPKEPKYLKVVWGIGYKVEKI from the coding sequence ATGAATATCTTAGTTTGCGATGACGATAAAGAAATATGCGATGCCATAAAAATTTATTTAGAAAACGAAGGGTATAAAATCCTTAAGGCTTTTAATGGAGCGGAAGCTTTGGAAGTGATTGATGAACATGAAATACATCTTGTCATTATGGATATAATGATGCCTCAAATGGATGGGTTAAGGGCGACAATGAAGATTCGAGAAGATAATAATATTCCCGTTATTATGCTTTCGGCGAAAACAGAAGATACCGACAAAATACTTGGCCTGAACATGGGGGCGGACGATTATATAACGAAACCCTTTAACCCGTTAGAGTTGATTGCCCGAGTGAAGTCCCAGCTGAGACGATATACAACCCTAGGGAGTCTGGATACCAAGAGTAATGTTTATAAAACTGGCGGGCTTGTTATTGATGACGAGCTGAAAACTATTACTGTGGACGGTGATGAAGTAAAATTGACCCCCGTTCAATATAAAATACTGAGACTTTTGACGGCGAATGCCGGAAGAGTCTTTTCCATTGATGAAATCTATGAGAAAGTATGGAAGGAAACAGCTTTTTGCCCGGAAAACACAGTAGCCGTTCATATCCGAAAAATCAGAGAAAAGATTGAGATAAATCCTAAAGAGCCTAAATATTTAAAGGTGGTATGGGGAATTGGATATAAGGTGGAGAAAATATAG
- a CDS encoding sensor histidine kinase: MVMKIAVFLIAVLSFSSAATMFLNVVVLHRGDFDIVFEDSYYQSRDYGLAGTNIIRDLKTIQRLKNKETILSGQTLDQERIKNAENQLFNEFQYNSNSYNPNGKYQDNYKTFLEVYADKITQAKNELIKQDLNDYNLALQDLANYQGIIYFAKKGETEYTNSPNKARDYFKAQPSYILWDGYESEVFPQEVKDNNRYYWLISNSNDIEQQDIIYVAYTDEYINPKLVEWQDNKQFATHSLFQLGGLLLVLAAALLYLMAVIGRNPQEEDEEIHLNVLNRIYNDVNIGLCILLIALWAAAVSQLEQYKSYELFFFITLLISSLGLLLFLSLVKHLKNKTFIKNTLVYKVVYKFIYKFVFRVAYKVVTFFRDVYNSGSTGVKVILIVVGYPVLAAITFFIFPITLGAAAWLALRKVKEFNTIKEGVKRVKEGDIHHSINIVGEGEFASLAADINSITDGLYKAVDNEIKSERLKTELITNVSHDIRTPLTSIITYVDLLKKEKEPAKIEGYLEIIDQKSQRLKVLTDDLFEAAKASSGNIQVNFETINLISLITQGLGELDDKIQERQLDFKLSYPNDKLMISADGKLLWRAIENLLSNIFKYALQGSRVYINIANLESEVALTIKNISAYELNISSDELMERFKRGDESRSSQGSGLGLSIAKSLIELQKGSFNIEIDGDLFKVNIQLPQAD, encoded by the coding sequence ATGGTAATGAAGATAGCAGTTTTCTTAATTGCAGTACTTAGTTTTAGCAGTGCTGCGACAATGTTTTTAAATGTAGTTGTCCTTCATAGGGGAGATTTTGATATTGTTTTTGAAGACAGTTATTATCAAAGCCGGGATTACGGGCTTGCCGGTACAAATATCATTAGAGACCTCAAAACAATTCAGAGATTAAAGAATAAAGAAACTATCTTATCCGGTCAAACTCTTGACCAGGAGAGAATTAAAAATGCGGAAAACCAACTCTTTAATGAGTTTCAATATAACTCAAACAGCTATAACCCAAATGGAAAATATCAAGATAATTACAAGACCTTCTTAGAAGTCTATGCCGACAAAATTACCCAAGCAAAAAATGAGCTGATAAAACAAGATCTCAATGACTATAACCTGGCGCTGCAAGATTTAGCAAACTATCAGGGAATCATCTATTTTGCTAAGAAGGGTGAAACTGAATATACGAATAGCCCGAATAAAGCCAGAGACTATTTTAAGGCCCAGCCGTCATATATACTGTGGGATGGTTATGAAAGTGAAGTTTTTCCGCAAGAAGTTAAAGACAATAACCGGTATTATTGGCTTATTTCTAACAGTAATGATATTGAACAGCAGGATATCATTTATGTTGCCTATACAGATGAATATATCAATCCTAAACTTGTTGAATGGCAAGATAATAAGCAGTTTGCCACCCATAGTCTTTTTCAGTTAGGAGGACTACTACTGGTTCTGGCTGCGGCTTTGCTCTATCTAATGGCAGTCATAGGAAGGAATCCTCAGGAAGAAGATGAAGAAATTCATTTAAATGTTTTAAACCGGATTTATAATGACGTTAATATAGGCCTATGTATTTTGTTAATTGCTTTGTGGGCTGCAGCTGTTAGTCAACTGGAACAGTATAAAAGCTATGAACTTTTCTTTTTTATAACTTTGTTAATCAGTAGCCTGGGCTTATTACTGTTTCTATCCTTAGTAAAACATCTTAAGAACAAGACCTTTATAAAGAACACCTTGGTTTATAAAGTGGTTTATAAATTCATATATAAATTCGTTTTTAGAGTGGCTTATAAAGTAGTGACCTTTTTCAGAGATGTATATAATAGCGGAAGCACAGGGGTAAAGGTCATCTTAATTGTTGTGGGTTATCCTGTGCTCGCAGCAATAACTTTTTTTATCTTCCCAATAACTCTTGGGGCAGCAGCGTGGCTTGCTCTAAGGAAAGTCAAGGAATTCAATACGATCAAAGAAGGCGTGAAAAGAGTCAAAGAAGGGGATATCCACCACAGCATTAATATAGTGGGTGAAGGAGAGTTTGCCAGTCTTGCTGCAGATATAAACAGCATCACTGACGGTCTGTATAAAGCTGTTGATAATGAAATCAAGAGTGAGCGGTTAAAAACTGAATTAATTACCAATGTATCTCATGATATCCGAACTCCTTTGACCTCTATTATTACTTACGTTGATTTATTAAAAAAGGAGAAGGAACCGGCAAAAATCGAAGGGTATTTGGAAATCATTGATCAGAAGTCCCAGCGCTTAAAAGTTTTGACGGATGATTTGTTTGAAGCGGCTAAAGCTTCCAGCGGAAATATCCAGGTCAATTTTGAAACTATTAATCTTATATCTCTCATAACCCAAGGTTTAGGCGAACTGGATGACAAAATTCAAGAGCGGCAGTTAGATTTTAAACTTAGTTATCCCAATGATAAATTAATGATTAGTGCTGATGGCAAGTTGTTATGGAGAGCTATCGAAAATTTGTTATCCAATATTTTTAAGTACGCTCTGCAAGGGTCTAGAGTCTATATTAATATTGCCAATTTAGAGAGTGAGGTAGCGTTAACGATTAAAAATATCTCGGCTTATGAGCTGAATATCTCTTCTGATGAGCTTATGGAACGGTTTAAAAGAGGAGATGAATCCAGAAGCAGCCAAGGCAGCGGCTTAGGGCTATCCATTGCCAAAAGTCTAATCGAACTGCAAAAAGGAAGTTTTAATATAGAAATTGATGGTGATTTATTTAAGGTAAACATTCAATTACCCCAGGCAGATTAG
- a CDS encoding 4Fe-4S binding protein, whose product MSINVRQCIGCWQCLSACPKDVLGKIHFFAHRNVRLNHPENCKGCLACQKVCPRHAITSRSTPS is encoded by the coding sequence ATCAGCATCAACGTCAGACAATGTATTGGCTGTTGGCAATGTCTCTCAGCTTGCCCTAAGGACGTGCTGGGGAAAATCCATTTCTTTGCCCATCGTAACGTCCGCCTTAACCATCCGGAAAACTGCAAAGGCTGCTTAGCCTGCCAAAAGGTCTGCCCACGGCATGCCATCACAAGCAGGTCAACGCCTTCCTAA
- a CDS encoding MarR family winged helix-turn-helix transcriptional regulator: MKNHEGSIVKCNSVLYRYGQSYISKRLEFLNIGSGQYVFLMTLFRTGGISQEELSKYLRIDKGTTAKAIKKLEEAGYVIREIDLRDKRAYKVYLTPKAVEVISTIQAAAKEWENIITSGLSEEEKQWVEKILLKMSENGYNFKFEDEEINE; encoded by the coding sequence TTGAAAAATCACGAGGGTTCAATTGTAAAGTGTAATTCTGTTCTTTACCGGTATGGACAATCTTATATCTCTAAAAGGTTAGAGTTTTTAAATATAGGCAGTGGTCAATATGTGTTTCTAATGACCTTATTTCGTACGGGAGGGATTAGTCAAGAGGAACTATCCAAGTATTTAAGAATCGACAAAGGAACGACAGCGAAAGCGATAAAAAAGCTGGAAGAGGCAGGTTATGTAATACGAGAAATTGACTTAAGAGATAAACGGGCTTATAAGGTCTATTTGACACCTAAAGCTGTAGAGGTAATCTCCACCATACAAGCGGCTGCTAAAGAGTGGGAGAATATTATAACCTCCGGTTTATCAGAAGAAGAAAAACAGTGGGTGGAGAAAATTTTATTAAAAATGTCGGAAAACGGATATAACTTTAAGTTTGAAGATGAGGAGATAAACGAATGA